A region from the Tachyglossus aculeatus isolate mTacAcu1 chromosome X2, mTacAcu1.pri, whole genome shotgun sequence genome encodes:
- the ETF1 gene encoding eukaryotic peptide chain release factor subunit 1 has translation MADDPSAADRNVEIWKIKKLIKSLEAARGNGTSMISLIIPPKDQISRVAKMLADEFGTASNIKSRVNRLSVLGAITSVQQRLKLYNKVPPNGLVVYCGTIVTEEGKEKKVNIDFEPFKPINTSLYLCDNKFHTEALTALLSDDSKFGFIVIDGSGALFGTLQGNTREVLHKFTVDLPKKHGRGGQSALRFARLRMEKRHNYVRKVAETAVQLFISGDKVNVAGLVLAGSADFKTELSQSDMFDQRLQSKVLKLVDISYGGENGFNQAIELSTEVLSNVKFIQEKKLIGRYFDEISQDTGKYCFGVEDTLKALEMGAVEILIVYENLDIMRYVLHCQGTEEEKILYLTPEQEKDKSHFTDKETGQEHELIESMPLLEWFANNYKKFGATLEIVTDKSQEGSQFVKGFGGIGGILRYRVDFQGMEYQGGDDEFFDLDDY, from the exons CAATGGCACCAGCATGATATCGTTGATCATTCCTCCCAAAGACCAGATCTCGCGAGTGGCCAAGATGCTGGCCGACGAGTTCGGGACGGCCTCCAACATCAAGTCTCGCGTCAACCGCCTTTCCGTCCTGGGAGCCATCACCTCCGTACAGCAGAGGCTCAAACTCTATAACAAAG TACCTCCAAACGGCCTGGTCGTTTACTGTGGAACAATTGTGacggaagaaggaaaggagaagaaagtcaACATTGACTTCGAGCCTTTCAAACCCATCAATACGTCGTTGTATCTGTGCGACAATAAATTCCATACGGAG GCCCTCACGGCCCTCCTGTCCGACGACAGCAAGTTCGGCTTCATCGTGATCGACGGGAGCGGGGCCCTGTTCGGCACGTTGCAGGGGAACACCAGAGAGGTCCTGCATAAGTTCACCGTCGATCTCCCGAAGAAACACG GTCGCGGAGGTCAGTCGGCCCTGCGTTTCGCCCGGCTGAGGATGGAGAAGCGGCACAACTACGTGAGGAAGGTGGCGGAGACGGCCGTGCAGCTCTTCATCTCCGGGGACAAGGTGAACGTGGCCGGGCTGGTGCTGGCCGGCTCCGCCGACTTCAAGACGGAGCTCAGTCAGTCAGACATGTTCGACCAG CGGTTGCAGTCCAAAGTCCTAAAACTCGTCGACATTTCGTACGGTGGCGAAAACGGATTCAACCAAGCCATCGAACTGTCCACCGAAGTCCTCTCCAACGTGAAGTTCATTCAAGAAAAGAAGCTAATAG GAAGGTACTTTGACGAGATTAGTCAGGACACCGGGAAGTACTGCTTCGGAGTCGAAGACACACTAAAGGCTTTGGAAATGGGAGCCGTAGAGATCCTCATAGTCTATGAAAATCTGGATATAATGAGATACGTTCTTCATTGCCAAGGCACCGAAG AGGAGAAGATTCTGTATCTGACCCCGGAACAAGAGAAGGATAAATCTCACTTCACAGACAAAGAG ACGGGCCAGGAGCACGAGCTGATCGAGAGCATGCCCCTTCTGGAATGGTTTGCCAACAACTACAAGAAATTCGGAGCCACCTTGGAAATCGTTACAGACAAGTCCCAGGAAGGATCCCAGTTCGTGAAAGGATTTGGCGGGATCGGAG GTATCCTGCGGTACCGAGTGGACTTCCAGGGCATGGAATACCAAGGCGGAGACGACGAATTTTTCGACCTCGACGACTACTAG